The nucleotide sequence GCAAGATTACCATTTCAAAGTATTGTTTTTGATTTTGAAAAAACTAGGATTTGATTGGGCGGCTAACTTATTCCACCTTTCATACGGTATGGTAGATTTGCCATCAGGTAAAATGAAATCTCGTGAAGGAACTGTAGTGGATGCCGATGATTTGATGCAAGAAATGACCGATACAGCTCAAAAAATTTCCGAAGATTTAGGAAAACTTGACGGTTATTCAGCTGAGGAAAAAGCCAAATTGTACAATACTATCGGTTTAGGGGCTTTGAAATATTATATCTTAAAAGTAGATCCTAAAAAACGTATTCTGTTTAACCCAGAAGAATCGGTAGATTTTGCTGGAAATACAGGGCCTTTTATTCAATATACTTACGCTCGTATTCAGTCTATCATTCGTAAAGCTGATTTTGACTATACTAAAGACGCTCTAATAGTTGAGTTACACGAAAAAGAAAAAGAATTAATCAAACAACTAGAATTGTTTCCAGAAGTGATTCAAAACGCAGCTCAGAATCACAGTCCTGCTTTGATTGCGAATTATACTTATGATTTGGTACGTGAGTACAACTCGTTTTATCAAGCAGTACCTATCCTTGGTGAAGCCGAATCAAACAAAAAAATATTCAGAGTGCAACTTTCTAAAAGAGTGGCCGACACCATCGCTAACGCTTTTAGTTTATTAGGAATTAATGTTCCAGAGAGAATGTAATATTCTAAGGTTTCTCTTTTAAAGAAAGTTAAAATTACCTTCTTATAATATAAGTAATTGTAACTCTTCTAGCGTTCTCTTCGCTTGTACTGGCATAATCAACGCCGTGGTATTGCGAAAGAATTCTAGAAGGGTGTACACCTTTTTCAATTAAATATTTTTTTACACTCTCTGTTCGTAGCATAGACAACTTTTGATTGTATAAAACATTTCCCTTTTGACTAGCGAAGCCTTTTAAAAACAAATCAATTTTAGTATTGTCATGACACAATGCAACTAATTGATCTAATGAATCAAAATAAGTTTCTTTAACTAGCGCCGAATTATTGTCAAACAAAATATTTTGACTGCTTTCGCTGTACTTTTTTACCAATTCATCATAGTCTGATATTTCTCTTTTTTCGATTACTAATGTATCACGAATACTTTTTTGTACAGCTTCCTCTTTTGGTTGCGTATAGTAATTATTGGTAATTGCAGTTGGGACTACAGGATTAAGTTTAGGTGTAACTGTTTCTTTCTGAACTATAATCTTCTCAGTGGTTTTATTGGTGATAGGTACTGATTTTTTCTCATTTAAATGGGCTTTTCTTAATTGAAATATTTCTTGTTCTAAAGAAGCTATTTTTTCCCTCAGATAAGCATCATCCGTATTTTTACCCGAACTTTTTATCGTTTTATTTTCAACGGGGTCAACAGCTGTATTTTTTTGAATAATTGTAGCTTGTTCCAAATTTTGCTTTTGCAGTAGCGAACTGATAAAATCTAATTTACTGTCCAATAACTTCATTCGAGCTTCTAAATCTTTAAAGTTCTCTTTGTCAGACACGCCTATCGTTTCATTGCCCGTATTATCATTTATTCTATGGTTATACACAACTTGGCTCCTTGATTGACGAATCAAGAATAAAGAATCTCTTTTTTGCTTAATTGTATTTATTAATGAAATCAAATTGTCTTCAGAAATAATTATTTCGCTCTTTTGATTTATCTGGGCATAATTTACCTGAACAAAACAAATGGCTATAAAAAAACCTGTTTTAAAATTTCTCATTGTAACTGATTTTATACCTCTTAAAGATACTGTAAAAAAAACAGTCCAACAACTAAATAATTATCCGCAAAAACACCAAACAACTCATAATATCTAAAAAAAACAACCAATCAACTGAAGATAATGCAAATTTGTAACTATCTTTACGTGTATCGACCTTATAGTTTGATAAATCAAAGTATTATTTCTACTAATAATTGCGACAAATACTTACGCTATGAAAAAAATAATTATAACTACCGTTTTATTAATCCACTGTCATTTTAATTTTGCCCAAGTCAAGGATATTAGTTTTACGTTGTCCCCTTTTGCAGAATATAACTGGTGGGACAATCAATCTGGATTAGAGGATGCCTTTCTTTTTGGAGGAAAATTAGGTTTTGGTTTTGGCGAATATATCGAGCTTAGAGCAATCTATGCACAATCGAATGATTTGAAAACTAATTTTGATAATTATGGAATTTCTGGATATAATACTGCTAATTTCAACCCGCAATCAGTAAAATTAACGCGTTGGGGAGGAGAATTTAAAGCAAATATTGGCAGAGGAAAATTTAATCCTTATATAAATTTGGGTACTGGAGTACAAAAAATGGAATTGGATAATAATCCACAAAAGTTTGAACAAATTTATACAGCTTTAGGTTTAGGTATTAAAACAAAACTATCAGACCGTTTAATATTTACAGTCGAAGGAAAAAACACCTTATTTAATTTCAACTCGGGAAAAAATCTATTAACCGCCCAAGACAAAGTAAATTTAGGGGTTACTGATGCCGATTTTTCAAGTAACCTATTATACAACTGGTCTGCTCAAGCTGCTTTACAAATCTATTTAGGCGGAAGAAGACCTGGAACCTTATCCGAATTAGACAAAGCCTATTTAACAAAATTTAGAGGAGGATTTAAAGGATTACGTTGGGTTTTCGAACCTAGTATAAATTACATCAATTTTAATGAAAAATCAAATTTTAAAGACACCTACTTATTAGGAGGTTATTTTGGACTAGATTTTAATCAGTTTACTGGTGTTCGAGTTTTCTATTTTCAAGCTAATCAAAACGAACAAATCACGACTCGTTTTGATAAACTAGCCATGTACGGTGCTGAATTTAGAGCCAGATTGAATGATGGGAATGGAGTAACCCCCTATTTAATTTTAGGAGGAGGTTATTTGAACCCTTCGTCGAATTATGTTGGTGTTAATAATGGCGAAACAGAAGGACAAGAATTTGCTTCAGCTGGTTTAGGAATGAACATTCCATTAGGTAAAAACCTTTTAATAACAGGTGGTGCTAGAGGAATAATCACCTCTGGTCAAGAGGTTCAAAATTTAGGAAACCCAGACGAATTGCAATCACATATGATGTATAATGCGGGTTTAAAACTAACTTTTGGAGCAAAATCAACGAATCCAAACAAAGTGTATCAATCGCAATTAGACAATGCACTTACAAAACAAAACAAAATTGTAAGCGCTGAATATGACGAAAAATTGAAATTACAAAACGAACATAACCAAGCTAAATTAGACCTCTTAAAAGAACAATATACCCAACAAATAGATTCTCTACAAATTGCTTTGAACGACGCTACTAATGCGAAAGACACTAACCAAGCTGTCCTTATTTTAGAACAAAAAAACAAAGTTCAAAAAGCATTGGATGAAGTAGAAGCGGTAAGCAACTTGAATAAAAGTCATACTGAAACTACGACTCCAAAAACAGCGGAAGAAGTTGCTCCTACTACCATCAAAGCAGCAATCCAACCTAAAGAACTAATCAAAATGACACCTCAAGAATTAGAATTATTGATTGAAAAGATTCTAGACAAAACACAACCTCAACCTTTTAGAAGGTTTGAAAACAACAGAAATGAATCCAATGAGATGCAACGATTAAATCAAAGAATCGATTTTCTTGAAAGATTAATTTTGAAATCAGACACCAAAACTACAGATGAAAAAAAAACTGAAGTAAGTTCTGAATCACCCGAAAACAAGAATTTAGCGATTGAAACCGACATAATAAACGAAAAATCAGCAGTAAAAACAGAAAAAATTGAGGATACAAATAAAAACACTCCAAAAACATTAGCAAAAGAAACAAAAATCATTGAGAGTAAAGATGCTGAAAAAACTGATTTTAAATTAAATAACAAGATGGAGTCAGCAACTCAAGATACTATTAATGAGGTAATTGAAATCCAGTCGGGGCGTTTTATTAAACAAGAAAAGTACTCCAGTATTAGAAGTCTTGCCTATAAAGGTTCTAGTTTATTTACAGGAGTAAGTTTTGGTGATGAAACTTTGGGTACTGTTGGTGCTAGAGCTTATTTTGGAATCAATAAAACAAATTTGGAATTCATCCCTATAGCCCATTATAGCTTTGCTAATTCATCTAGTTGGGGAGCATCAGGCAATTTGGTTTACACTTTTAATGCCTTAAAATTTTCTAAAAAAATGACCCCATATGCGGGAGCTGGAGCAGGATTTTCTAGTTTGGACAGCAACCTAAAAGCAACCTATAATATTAGTCTTGGAACAAACTTGACCTTTTTAAAAGGACGTTTATTCTCTGACTTAACCTTTATTAATTTAACGGATACTATTCAATTTGCTGTTGGATATAGACTCCCTTTTTAAACCATAAAGACCTTTTACCTAAACAAAATCAGTACTCATATTTTTTCTAATATCTAAAAAAAAGCCAACTCAATATTAAAATTTGAGTTGGCTTTTTCTGTGTTTAGCTTTAATTATAATGATATTTTTTTATTGTAGCTCTACCTTGATATTGTATTTTTTTGAATTCAAAATAGTATCAATAGAGCCAAAAGTAGCGATGCTTTTTTGCTCTTCTCTAAGGCGTTTCATTTCAATTTGACGCAGGCAGTTTTGAAAACGACTTACTTCTTTTAAAGTGGTTAAAATTAATCCTGGAACAGGCGAATTATTACCTACTTTATCTTTGGAAACCATCGTAAAATAAGAAGAATTACAATGCTTTATAACACCTGTTTGAATGTTTTCAGCTTCTACTCGAATCCCAACAATCATCGAGCTTTTCCCCACATAATTGACACTGGCTTTCATGGTTACTAATTCACCCACCTCTATAGGTTTCAAAAAATTGACCGTATCAACAGAAGCCGTAACGCAATAATTTCCTGAGAACTTTGAAGCACAAGCAAATGCAATCTGGTCCATCAAAGATAAGATGTAGCCTCCGTGAATTTTTCCACTAAAGTTTGTATGAGAAGGAAGCATCAATTCAGATATTGTAATATGTGATGAGCTTACCGTTTTAAAAGTATTATCCATGTAATTGTACTTAGTAGTTATTGAATTGTTTGCGTTTCTCCGGTCAAAGCTAAGAAATTATTTTTTGGTGCTTCGCAAAGCGAACAACAATAATCTTCTGGCAAGTCTTTGAATAAAGTTCCTTTTTCTATTCCTTGAACCATATCCCCATATTCTGAATTATACACTGTCAAACATTCTTGACATTGATAAACATCCTGAACTTTGTTTTCTTTTTTAACTACCGTCGAAGTTGTATTATTTTCTGCCACTACCTCTCCTAATTGACTGAAATATTTACGACTCAGTTCAATTAAAATATTAGGTAATTCTAATTTATCTACATCTTGTGCATGAACAATATATTCACGACTGTTAGGGTCAAAATTCTTTGCATGCAATACATTAAACGTATCCCTGATTTTAATCGATTCTAAGTCTTTAGGCAATTCATTTTTTTCAACGACAATCGACGTAAAATAATGCCCTTCGCGGTTGTAATCTGAAATTCCAAAAGTCAAACCATAAGTACTAATATCAAATTGATCCAAAGTACGAACTAAGAATGTTTTAAGATTCAATGCCCATTCTGTAGCTACAGGTAAATGCCAATTCAATTCTAATAATGAATGACGAACATTGATACCATTTTTTCCTAAAAATTTCTCCCAATCTAATTTTCGGTCTTTAGGAATCCCTTTGACAATAAACGACTTCCAAGAAGTGATACATATCTTCCCTATTTTACAATCAAAACAAAGATCACACATCTCTTTCAAGAATTTCAAATCGTAAAGGTTGTTTCTCCAATACAATCCTAACCAATATTGGTCTATCCCCAAACGGTTCATTCCTTCATAATATGGGAAAGGATAAAACGGAATATGCAAAGGTTTATCTATTGTTCTATTATTAGTATCCAATGCCTCGCTTACCAAACTGAATATCATATCAATACCGCAAGATTCCTGACGCACGACTTTCTCTATTTCATAATAAATCGTTGCAATATCCCAACTATAAATCAAAACCGGATACACTTCCATGCGTTCCCATTTTGGTAAACGAATATACAGATACCAATAATCTTCATGCTCAGAAGCAATAAAATTGATATGTCCCGTAAATAATGGAACCAATTGTTGTTTTGGGTCGGTGATATTGACTTTAAGCTCAGGCTGTTCTTTAAATTGTTCTAATACATACAAAAATTTATTTCCTGTAAGCCAAGGAGTATTTCTAAAAACATCTGTTGAAACATAGGAAGAAACAATATTGTTACCACTACTCTCATTTGGAAAAACAAAATGATGTTTCCCCGTTTTCTCTTTCTCAATATTTTTCAATCCCTTTGGAAAAATAATATCTTGACGGGAACCAAAAGAAATAGTATCCAATCCTTGATCCATTGCCATATTCACAATATCTCTTAATTCTCCTGGAGATAAAACGCCTCCTTTTACTATCAATCGTGTTAATTCCATAGTTTTATAATTTATAATTTGTGGTTTGTAGTTACATAGTAGCAACCTACAAACTTAACCGCATTTCGCTAATAATTCTTTAACCTCCGTTTTACAACTACCACAACCGAGACCTGCTCCTGTTGATTTACATAATTCGGTAAAATTAGTAGTTCCTCCTTTGATGGCTTCTTCGATGTTTCCACTTCCTACTTGACTACAAGAACAAACTAGTTTTCCGATTACTGGTTTGGCTTGCGAACCACTTCCTCTAAGAAGTAAATTACGCTTATCAGACAACTCAATTTTGCTTTCAATCATGGTTTTGAATTCGGCAAACTCATTTTTGTCCCCCATTAATATAGCTCCAACTAATAAATCGTCTTTGACTACACATTTTTTATAGTATCTCTTTTTCAAATCAGAGAAGACAATTTCTTCATAAGAATCATCGTTTTCAGGGATTTCAATTTGTCCAATACTACAAAGGTTAATATCCTCAAGTTTTAAGATATTCATTAAAACCGAACCACTGTAATAACTACTAATATCTCCTGCAATAAAGTTAGCCAAAATATCAGCCTGTTCTTCAGCTGCTGAGGTAATTCCGAACAATTGGTTGTTGTATTCTGCAATCTCACCAATAGCAAAAATATTCGATTGAGAGGTTTGTAAATACTGATTTACTTTTACGCCACGACCACAGGCAAGTCCTGCTTCTTTGGCGATTTCGATATTTGGGATAGTTCCAATAGCATATACGATTGCATTTGCCGTAAGGATTCGTCCACTTTTCAAACCAATTTCAATCTCGTTTGGATTATCAGTTTCAAAAACGGTGCTCACCTCATTATCAAAATAAATTTGAATATCTCTTAACTGCACTTCTTCGGCCAATAACTTACAAGAAATACGGTCTAATTGACGTTCCATCAATCGAGAGGCACGTTGAACAATAGTGATTTTTACTTTTTTATGTTTTAAAGCTGCTGCTAATTCAAGTCCTAACAAACCACCACCTACAATAACCACATGCTGTTCTTCGGCAGGGAGATTGGTGTTGTCAAGATAGTTTTTCAAACGGTCAGCATCTTCTTTTTTACGCATCGTAAAACGACCTGGTAAATGCAATTGAGCATTTTCTGGAACAAAAGGACGACTTCCTGTTGCCATAATCAATGAGTCAAAAGTATGCGTTTCGCCTTTGCTATCCGTAATCGTATTTCCTTTGATGTCAAGATTGTCAATAGACACATTCGATTTCAAAGTGATATTCAGCTTCTTTAATGCGTCGGCTTTTATCTTTTGTAAACTTTCCCATGAAAGTTCATTGGTTACATACTCTGGTAATAATACGCGGTTATAAAAAGGATTTTCTTCATTAGAGAAAACGATAATTTCGTCCTCTTTATTGATTTCTCTATAATTCTGAATAAATCTAAAAGCTGCTGCTCCTGCTCCTACTACTGCAATTTTCTCAAATGATTTTTCGTATTTGTTTACTGAAACCGTTGTAAATTTAAAATCAGGTTCTTTTGAGATAGGGTCTATAAGGGTATTTGTCAAGTTGTTCGTTCTATTCAAATCCTTATTTAATTGTTTTCCCCAATGCATTGGCAAGAAAACCACTCCTTCTTTAATGGTGTCGGTTATTTTTGCTTTAACACGAACGTCACCACTTTTACTATGAACCTCAACCACATCTCCATCTTCAATTCCCGCTTTAAAAGCATCGATTGCATTGATTTCCAACATCGGACTAGGAATATGAGACATCAATCGAGCTACTTTTCCAGTCTTAGTCATCGTATGCCATTGGTCTCTAATACGTCCCGTTGTTAAAATTAATGGATATTTATCCGAAGGCGCTTCAGAGTTATTATCAATAGAAACGGGCAAATTGAATATTGCCTTTTGCGAAGGCGTATAAAACTTTTTATCCGTAAACAAACGAGGTGTTCCTGGATGTCCATAATCTGGTACAGGCCATTGAAAAGTACCTTCATTTTTTAAACGATTGTAATTTAAAAACGAAATATCAATTTTGGTATTCTTCGTTAAGGCGCAGTATTCTTTATATATTTCTTCAGTTGAATTGAAATTAAAACCTGAAAAATTCATTTTTTGAGCAAAACGAGTAAG is from Flavobacterium sp. NG2 and encodes:
- a CDS encoding OmpA family protein, which translates into the protein MRNFKTGFFIAICFVQVNYAQINQKSEIIISEDNLISLINTIKQKRDSLFLIRQSRSQVVYNHRINDNTGNETIGVSDKENFKDLEARMKLLDSKLDFISSLLQKQNLEQATIIQKNTAVDPVENKTIKSSGKNTDDAYLREKIASLEQEIFQLRKAHLNEKKSVPITNKTTEKIIVQKETVTPKLNPVVPTAITNNYYTQPKEEAVQKSIRDTLVIEKREISDYDELVKKYSESSQNILFDNNSALVKETYFDSLDQLVALCHDNTKIDLFLKGFASQKGNVLYNQKLSMLRTESVKKYLIEKGVHPSRILSQYHGVDYASTSEENARRVTITYIIRR
- a CDS encoding acyl-CoA thioesterase; translation: MDNTFKTVSSSHITISELMLPSHTNFSGKIHGGYILSLMDQIAFACASKFSGNYCVTASVDTVNFLKPIEVGELVTMKASVNYVGKSSMIVGIRVEAENIQTGVIKHCNSSYFTMVSKDKVGNNSPVPGLILTTLKEVSRFQNCLRQIEMKRLREEQKSIATFGSIDTILNSKKYNIKVELQ
- a CDS encoding rubredoxin, yielding MELTRLIVKGGVLSPGELRDIVNMAMDQGLDTISFGSRQDIIFPKGLKNIEKEKTGKHHFVFPNESSGNNIVSSYVSTDVFRNTPWLTGNKFLYVLEQFKEQPELKVNITDPKQQLVPLFTGHINFIASEHEDYWYLYIRLPKWERMEVYPVLIYSWDIATIYYEIEKVVRQESCGIDMIFSLVSEALDTNNRTIDKPLHIPFYPFPYYEGMNRLGIDQYWLGLYWRNNLYDLKFLKEMCDLCFDCKIGKICITSWKSFIVKGIPKDRKLDWEKFLGKNGINVRHSLLELNWHLPVATEWALNLKTFLVRTLDQFDISTYGLTFGISDYNREGHYFTSIVVEKNELPKDLESIKIRDTFNVLHAKNFDPNSREYIVHAQDVDKLELPNILIELSRKYFSQLGEVVAENNTTSTVVKKENKVQDVYQCQECLTVYNSEYGDMVQGIEKGTLFKDLPEDYCCSLCEAPKNNFLALTGETQTIQ
- a CDS encoding molybdopterin-dependent oxidoreductase produces the protein MQNSEIKTTCSYCGVGCGIIVTNDSKNGVSVKGDKDHPVNRGMLCSKGMNLHYVVNDTSDRILYPEMRWSKSHPKERVSWDDALDRAAAVFSSIIKKHGPDSVGFYISGQCLTEEYYLANKLVKGFLKTNNIDTNSRLCMSSAVVGYKKTFGEDSVPIAYEDIELADTFLITGANPAWCHPILFRRIEQHKEKNPKTKIIVVDPRKTDSALAADMHLQILPGSDIYLYHAIAKCLIDKGYVDNDFIRNHTENYQAYKELVVATSLEKASQLCGVSISEIKQAAEIIAKAKGFLSLWAMGLNQSVIGVDKNTALLNLSLLTGHVGKPGSGPFSLTGQPNAMGGREVGGMANLLAVHKELANPVHRQEVADFWGVDEISEKPGLTATEMFDALESGKMKAVWIICTNPLVSLPDVRRVEKALENAKFVVVQDISHKSDTTKYADLLLPAAGWLEKEGTMTNSERRISYLPKGIEAPGEALSDVEILTRFAQKMNFSGFNFNSTEEIYKEYCALTKNTKIDISFLNYNRLKNEGTFQWPVPDYGHPGTPRLFTDKKFYTPSQKAIFNLPVSIDNNSEAPSDKYPLILTTGRIRDQWHTMTKTGKVARLMSHIPSPMLEINAIDAFKAGIEDGDVVEVHSKSGDVRVKAKITDTIKEGVVFLPMHWGKQLNKDLNRTNNLTNTLIDPISKEPDFKFTTVSVNKYEKSFEKIAVVGAGAAAFRFIQNYREINKEDEIIVFSNEENPFYNRVLLPEYVTNELSWESLQKIKADALKKLNITLKSNVSIDNLDIKGNTITDSKGETHTFDSLIMATGSRPFVPENAQLHLPGRFTMRKKEDADRLKNYLDNTNLPAEEQHVVIVGGGLLGLELAAALKHKKVKITIVQRASRLMERQLDRISCKLLAEEVQLRDIQIYFDNEVSTVFETDNPNEIEIGLKSGRILTANAIVYAIGTIPNIEIAKEAGLACGRGVKVNQYLQTSQSNIFAIGEIAEYNNQLFGITSAAEEQADILANFIAGDISSYYSGSVLMNILKLEDINLCSIGQIEIPENDDSYEEIVFSDLKKRYYKKCVVKDDLLVGAILMGDKNEFAEFKTMIESKIELSDKRNLLLRGSGSQAKPVIGKLVCSCSQVGSGNIEEAIKGGTTNFTELCKSTGAGLGCGSCKTEVKELLAKCG